The nucleotide sequence CCGGGAAATGGAATTGGAGATTAGCGAGGCTGTGGCGCTGGGGACGCGCTTCCCTCTCGAGAGCGCGCACGATCCCGATGTGGGAAGCAACTCTTTACAAACCTATGAGCTGAGCCCCAACCAGTACTTCGCGCTGCGCGTGCAGACGCGGGAGGACGGCACCAAGTACGCGGAGCTGGTGCTGGAGCGCGCCCTGGACAGGGAGCGGGAGCCAAAGATCCAGTTGGTGCTGACGGCTTTGGATGGAGGAACCCCGCCCCGCTCCTCCAGTCTTCCCATTCGAATCACTGTTTTGGACGCGAATGACAATGCCCCGGCCTTCAATCAGTCCTTGTACCGGGCGCGGGTCCGGGAAGATGCCACCGCAGGCACGCGCGTGGTGCAAGTCCGAGCGACGGACCTGGATGAAGGGCCCAACGGTGAGATTGTTTACTCGTTCGGCAGCCACAATCGTGCTGGCGTGCAGGAACTATTCGCCTTAGATCCCGTCACTGGGATACTGACCATCAAGGGCCAATTGGACTTTGAAGACACGAAACTCCACGAGCTTTACATCCAGGCCAAAGACAAAGGCGCCAATCCCGAAGGAGCACATTGCAAAGTTTTGGTAGAGGTTATGGACGTGAATGACAATGCCCCGGAGATTACAGTCACCTCCGTGTACAGTCCTGTCCCTGAGGATGCCCCCCTAGGGACTGTCATTGCTTTGCTCAGGGTGACGGATCTGGATGCTGGGGAGAACGGGCTGGTGACTTGCGAGGTTCCCCCAGGTCTCCCCTTCAGCCTCACTTCTTCCCTCCAGAATTACTTCACTTTAAAAACCAGCGCAGCCCTGGATCGGGAGGCCGTCCCAGAATACAACCTCAGCCTCACGGCTAGAGACTCGGGGACCCCTTCCCTCTCAGCCCTTACAACAGTGCACGTCCAAGTGTCCGACGTCAACGACAACCCTCCGCGATCTTCCCAATCTTCCTACGACGTTTACGTTGAGGAAAATAACTCCCCTGGCATTCCCATACTAAACTTAAGTGTCTGGGACCCCGACGGCCCACAGAATGCTCGCCTGTCCTTTTCTCTCTTGGAGCCAGGAGGGGAGGCTGGTTTGGTGGGTCGTTATTTCGCGATCAATCATGACAGTGGCATCGTGTCATCCTTAGTAGCCCTGGACTACGAGGATCAACGAGAATTCGAACTAACAGCACATATCAGCGATGGCGGCACCCCAATCCTGACCACCAACATTAGCTTGAACATATTCGTCACTGACCAAAATGACAATGCTCCCCAAGTCCTATACCCCCGGCCAGACAGGAGCTCCGTGGAGACGCTGCCTCGAGGTACCTTGGCGGGCCACTTGATCACGCGGGTGGTAGGCTGCGACGCGGATGCAGGGCACAATGCCTGGCTTTCCTACAATCTCTTGGGAGCCCCCAATCAGAGTCTTTTTACTGTCGGACTTCGCTCGGGTCA is from Tenrec ecaudatus isolate mTenEca1 chromosome 2, mTenEca1.hap1, whole genome shotgun sequence and encodes:
- the LOC142439393 gene encoding protocadherin gamma-C3 isoform X3 encodes the protein MVPAARSSGLVSPGSVLGVWALLAVLPQASADIRYEIAEERARGFAVGNVVADLGLDPGSLSVGTLRVVSRASRKFFEVNWETGEMFVNDRVDREELCGTLPSCTVTLELILERPLQLFRAEVVIQDINDNNPSFPTREMELEISEAVALGTRFPLESAHDPDVGSNSLQTYELSPNQYFALRVQTREDGTKYAELVLERALDREREPKIQLVLTALDGGTPPRSSSLPIRITVLDANDNAPAFNQSLYRARVREDATAGTRVVQVRATDLDEGPNGEIVYSFGSHNRAGVQELFALDPVTGILTIKGQLDFEDTKLHELYIQAKDKGANPEGAHCKVLVEVMDVNDNAPEITVTSVYSPVPEDAPLGTVIALLRVTDLDAGENGLVTCEVPPGLPFSLTSSLQNYFTLKTSAALDREAVPEYNLSLTARDSGTPSLSALTTVHVQVSDVNDNPPRSSQSSYDVYVEENNSPGIPILNLSVWDPDGPQNARLSFSLLEPGGEAGLVGRYFAINHDSGIVSSLVALDYEDQREFELTAHISDGGTPILTTNISLNIFVTDQNDNAPQVLYPRPDRSSVETLPRGTLAGHLITRVVGCDADAGHNAWLSYNLLGAPNQSLFTVGLRSGQVSTARPVQDTDSPRQILTVLITDNGEPSLSTTATLTVSVIEESPEARAEFPSGSDPGDQNKNLTFYLLLSLILVSVVFATTVLGFIIFKVYKWKQSRDLYRGPASSLYRTPGPSLHADAVRGGLLPVTPHLYHQVYLTTDSRRSDPLLMKPNAASPLASHQNTLRSCDPVFYRQVLGAESAPSGQQAPPNTDWRFSQAQRPGTSGSQNGDETGTWPNNQFDTEMLQAMILASASEAADGSSTLGGGAGTMGLSARYGPQFTLQHVPDYRQNVYIPGSNATLTNGAGKRDGKTPAGGNGNKKKSGKKEKK